The Castellaniella sp. genome includes a window with the following:
- the accC gene encoding acetyl-CoA carboxylase biotin carboxylase subunit, whose amino-acid sequence MFEKILIANRGEIALRIQRACRELGIKTVVVHSEADRDAKYVRLADESVCIGPASPRDSYLNMPAIISAAEVTDAEAIHPGYGFLSENADFAERVEKSGFVFIGPRPDSIRTMGDKVTAKQTMIAAGVPVVPGSEGALPEDPAEIQRIAEKVGYPVIIKAAGGGGGRGMRVVYDAGSLINAVAMTRTEAGVAFNNPEVYLEKFLENPRHIEIQIMADGQGKAVWLGERDCSMQRRHQKIIEEAPAPGIDRALIDHIGERCAEACRQMRYRGAGTFEFLYENGEFFFIEMNTRIQVEHTVTEMITGLDLVQWQIRVAAGEKFTLRQRDIHLHGHAIECRINAEDPHKFTPSPGKVTNWHVPGGPGVRMDSHVFTGYTVPPYYDSMVAKLITYGDTRHQAMMRMDIALSEMIVEGISTNILLHRELLQDEHFIQGGTSIHYLEHKLAQRP is encoded by the coding sequence ATGTTCGAAAAAATATTGATTGCCAATCGCGGGGAAATCGCCCTGCGGATTCAGCGTGCGTGCCGCGAACTCGGCATCAAGACCGTGGTGGTGCACTCCGAAGCCGACCGCGATGCTAAATACGTGCGCCTGGCTGACGAATCCGTCTGCATCGGCCCGGCCTCTCCGCGTGACAGCTACCTGAACATGCCGGCCATTATTTCCGCTGCCGAAGTCACCGACGCCGAAGCCATCCATCCCGGCTATGGCTTTCTATCGGAAAATGCCGACTTCGCCGAGCGCGTCGAAAAAAGCGGTTTCGTCTTTATCGGGCCGCGTCCCGACAGCATCCGTACCATGGGCGATAAGGTCACTGCCAAACAGACCATGATTGCCGCCGGGGTGCCCGTGGTGCCTGGCTCCGAAGGTGCTTTGCCCGAAGACCCCGCCGAGATCCAGCGCATTGCCGAAAAAGTCGGCTATCCGGTCATCATCAAGGCCGCTGGCGGCGGCGGTGGTCGTGGCATGCGCGTGGTCTACGATGCCGGTTCCCTGATCAATGCCGTGGCCATGACCCGCACCGAGGCCGGGGTTGCCTTCAACAACCCCGAGGTCTACCTGGAAAAATTCCTCGAAAACCCGCGCCACATCGAAATCCAGATCATGGCCGATGGCCAGGGCAAGGCCGTCTGGCTGGGCGAGCGCGATTGCTCGATGCAGCGTCGACACCAGAAAATCATCGAGGAAGCCCCCGCGCCCGGCATTGATCGCGCCCTGATCGACCACATTGGCGAACGCTGCGCCGAGGCCTGCCGCCAGATGCGCTATCGCGGCGCCGGCACCTTTGAATTCCTGTATGAAAACGGTGAGTTCTTCTTCATCGAGATGAACACCCGGATTCAGGTCGAGCACACCGTCACCGAAATGATTACCGGCCTGGATCTGGTCCAATGGCAGATCCGCGTCGCCGCCGGCGAGAAGTTCACCTTGCGCCAGCGTGATATCCACCTGCATGGCCACGCCATCGAGTGCCGCATCAACGCCGAAGACCCGCATAAATTCACCCCCAGCCCCGGCAAGGTCACCAATTGGCACGTGCCCGGCGGCCCCGGGGTGCGGATGGATTCACACGTCTTTACGGGTTACACCGTGCCGCCTTATTACGATTCCATGGTGGCCAAGCTCATCACCTACGGCGATACCCGCCATCAGGCCATGATGCGGATGGACATCGCGTTGTCCGAGATGATTGTGGAAGGCATCAGCACCAATATTCTGCTGCATCGTGAACTCCTGCAGGACGAACACTTCATCCAGGGTGGCACCAGCATCCACTACCTGGAACATAAACTGGCCCAACGGCCCTAA
- a CDS encoding carbohydrate kinase family protein has product MTLNKDVLVCGSMAFDTIAVFEGLFRDHLHADNLKSLSVSFFVPSLRRDYGGCAGNIAYNLKLLGGQPVPVGTVGQDAEDYLQRLRSLGIDDSLVRVLSGTYTAQCHIITDQDNNQIASFHPGAMLRSAENDLTGRAAGWAIVSPDSKDGMFAHAQRLHAEGIPFVFDLGQAMPLFDGDDLRRMLAMASMLTANDYEASVIEERTGQSIAVIAADLQAAVITRGAQGSTLYAQGKQTDIPAAAVTQVVDPTGCGDAHRAGLLYGLVNDWSLYDACCLANIMGGFKIASQGPQNHQPKPQQIAAALHSNYGIQASFS; this is encoded by the coding sequence ATGACACTCAATAAGGACGTGCTGGTTTGTGGCTCGATGGCGTTTGACACCATTGCGGTGTTCGAAGGCCTGTTCCGCGACCATCTGCATGCGGATAACCTCAAATCCCTCAGCGTCTCGTTTTTTGTGCCCAGCCTGCGCCGTGACTACGGTGGCTGTGCCGGCAACATCGCCTATAACCTGAAGCTGCTGGGTGGCCAGCCGGTGCCGGTGGGCACCGTGGGCCAGGATGCCGAAGATTATCTGCAGCGCCTGCGCAGCCTGGGCATAGACGATAGCCTGGTGCGCGTGCTGTCCGGCACCTATACCGCCCAGTGCCATATCATCACCGATCAGGACAACAATCAGATTGCGTCCTTTCATCCGGGCGCCATGTTGCGCTCGGCCGAAAATGATCTCACAGGCAGGGCGGCTGGCTGGGCGATTGTCTCGCCCGACTCCAAAGACGGCATGTTTGCCCATGCACAGCGGCTGCATGCCGAGGGTATCCCGTTTGTCTTCGACCTGGGGCAGGCCATGCCCTTATTTGATGGCGACGATCTGCGTCGCATGTTGGCCATGGCCAGCATGTTGACTGCGAACGACTACGAGGCCAGCGTCATCGAAGAACGCACTGGCCAGTCCATTGCCGTCATCGCAGCCGACCTGCAGGCCGCCGTCATCACCCGGGGCGCGCAGGGAAGCACTCTGTATGCCCAGGGCAAGCAGACCGACATTCCCGCCGCCGCAGTCACTCAGGTGGTGGACCCCACCGGCTGCGGCGATGCCCACCGGGCTGGTCTGTTGTATGGTCTGGTCAATGATTGGTCGCTGTACGATGCCTGCTGCCTGGCCAACATCATGGGCGGCTTCAAGATCGCCAGCCAGGGGCCGCAAAATCACCAACCCAAGCCCCAGCAGATCGCCGCTGCCTTGCACAGCAATTACGGCATACAGGCCAGCTTCAGCTGA
- a CDS encoding TlpA disulfide reductase family protein, with product MNRRLFLHAASTLILGALAAPALARAALLPADPVFGRTFDDLQGVGQALSAYVGRPVVFNFWASWCAPCVREMPLLEALHHQHPDLALVGLAVDTRANVVRFLDKVQVSYPVLLTGTQGIPLMRELGNKSGGLPFTAFYDRDGHLVSAAMGELKHDDLQARIDKILEA from the coding sequence ATGAATCGGCGCCTGTTTTTACACGCAGCATCCACCTTGATCTTGGGGGCTTTGGCGGCCCCGGCACTGGCACGGGCCGCGCTGCTGCCCGCCGATCCCGTCTTTGGCCGTACCTTTGATGATCTTCAGGGCGTGGGCCAGGCTTTATCGGCGTATGTCGGGCGTCCGGTGGTGTTCAATTTCTGGGCCAGCTGGTGCGCGCCCTGCGTGCGCGAAATGCCCCTGCTGGAAGCCTTGCATCATCAGCACCCGGATCTGGCCTTGGTGGGCCTGGCCGTCGATACCCGCGCCAATGTCGTGCGGTTTCTCGATAAGGTCCAGGTTTCCTACCCCGTGCTGCTGACCGGCACGCAGGGTATTCCGCTGATGCGCGAACTTGGCAACAAGTCAGGTGGCCTGCCGTTTACCGCTTTCTACGACCGCGATGGCCACTTGGTATCGGCGGCCATGGGCGAACTCAAACACGACGATTTGCAGGCCCGCATCGACAAAATACTTGAGGCTTGA
- a CDS encoding histone codes for MASAKPAAAKPATKSPATKAVTKKSTPKSAAAEAAVDSKKTGAAKAAATKTSTKAVGKATASKASTAKASAKPAEKATAGAKADKATGVKAKTAAKATPKTATSKTATPKKAAHKPEDAAPAIRTDANPAGNWPFPLFERP; via the coding sequence ATGGCATCTGCCAAACCCGCTGCGGCCAAGCCCGCCACAAAGTCACCCGCCACAAAGGCCGTCACGAAAAAATCGACGCCCAAATCTGCGGCGGCCGAGGCGGCTGTGGACAGCAAGAAAACCGGGGCCGCCAAGGCAGCGGCGACCAAGACCAGTACCAAGGCCGTCGGAAAGGCCACTGCAAGCAAGGCCTCCACCGCCAAAGCCAGTGCCAAGCCTGCCGAAAAAGCAACGGCAGGGGCCAAGGCCGATAAGGCGACTGGCGTCAAGGCCAAAACAGCGGCTAAGGCCACACCCAAAACAGCCACCTCAAAGACCGCCACGCCCAAGAAAGCCGCACATAAGCCAGAGGATGCGGCACCGGCAATCCGCACGGATGCAAACCCTGCCGGCAACTGGCCGTTTCCGCTATTTGAACGACCCTGA
- a CDS encoding YggT family protein, whose protein sequence is MVRDILIFLLDIVFSLFGIVLILRAWIFAIRLHPFNPYSQAVLRATDWLVLPIRRVIPVSGRFDWPSILACWITAILYLLLTWLIGMGGALPPASAIGGLLLSGLLVGLKWLFNVIVWVTLIQAVLSWVNPLSPVMPVLFTLTAPLLDPIRRILPRMGGLDLSPLVLLVIAQIVMMILNHLAFTAFGL, encoded by the coding sequence ATGGTCCGCGATATTCTGATTTTCCTGCTTGATATTGTTTTTTCGCTGTTTGGCATCGTATTGATTCTGCGCGCCTGGATTTTTGCCATCCGGCTGCATCCGTTCAATCCCTATTCGCAGGCTGTACTGCGGGCCACCGATTGGCTGGTGCTGCCGATCCGGCGGGTGATTCCCGTCAGCGGGCGTTTCGATTGGCCCAGTATTCTGGCGTGCTGGATAACGGCGATCCTGTATTTGCTGCTGACCTGGCTGATCGGTATGGGCGGGGCGCTGCCGCCCGCCAGCGCCATTGGTGGGCTGCTGTTGTCCGGCCTGCTGGTGGGACTGAAGTGGCTGTTTAATGTGATTGTCTGGGTGACGCTGATCCAGGCGGTGTTGTCCTGGGTCAATCCGCTATCGCCGGTGATGCCGGTATTGTTTACCCTGACGGCACCTCTGCTGGACCCAATCCGGCGGATTTTGCCGCGCATGGGGGGGCTGGATTTATCCCCGCTGGTGCTGCTGGTGATTGCCCAAATCGTGATGATGATTCTGAACCACCTGGCATTTACGGCATTCGGGCTTTAA
- the accB gene encoding acetyl-CoA carboxylase biotin carboxyl carrier protein has translation MDLRKLKTLIDLVADSGIAELEITEGDGKVRIVKFSQTPPVVAPVVAAPTEVVASAVPAAAPAAPAAPTVPQGHQVKAPMVGTFYRAPNPNSPSFVEVGQTVKEGDPLCIIEAMKLLNEIEADKSGTIKEILVDNGEPVEYGQPLFIIA, from the coding sequence ATGGATCTTCGAAAACTCAAGACACTGATCGACCTGGTGGCCGACTCAGGCATTGCCGAGCTGGAAATCACTGAGGGCGATGGTAAGGTCCGTATTGTCAAGTTTTCCCAGACGCCGCCCGTGGTGGCGCCCGTCGTCGCCGCGCCAACAGAGGTGGTGGCGTCAGCGGTTCCCGCTGCTGCGCCAGCCGCCCCGGCTGCGCCGACGGTTCCCCAGGGCCATCAGGTCAAGGCCCCCATGGTGGGCACTTTCTATCGCGCCCCCAACCCCAACTCGCCCTCTTTTGTTGAGGTCGGCCAGACCGTCAAGGAAGGTGATCCGCTGTGCATCATCGAAGCCATGAAGCTCCTGAACGAAATCGAGGCCGACAAATCCGGCACGATCAAGGAAATCCTGGTCGACAATGGCGAACCCGTTGAATACGGCCAGCCGCTATTCATTATTGCTTAA
- a CDS encoding zinc-ribbon and DUF3426 domain-containing protein produces MDLTTRCPRCGTEFQASLADLQLRKGYIRCVQCAHIFDGYAEVVSAPPEPSEPSLPVAAPPTSPAVAVDRPPHTVPSVPPPAHAPDIQPDELYVPDSARPDPDGPQVFRSGRSVPPPEVPLEPPHWRVEPQFDSDRRPPEPFVVEARPGHRSQGGSAAPLMQSARQGPGWWDRLVRLLSGLVLLILLLLAVAQLAYVYRTNLAQAVPALRPWLLQACVPLRCQVPYARNLGQLTITGSALKLQDPLPNAPPDTADAAAADTPPVDPLADTAQHYVLQATLRNQADYPQEWPSLILDLKDAAGTLLVRRNVTAAEYLGADAARQPFAAHSDVLIRLPFTLNGLIINGYQLDLFYP; encoded by the coding sequence ATGGACCTGACCACCCGATGTCCCCGTTGCGGGACAGAATTTCAGGCCAGTCTGGCTGATCTGCAACTGCGCAAGGGCTATATCCGCTGTGTGCAGTGCGCCCATATTTTCGATGGCTATGCCGAGGTCGTGTCTGCACCGCCCGAACCGTCTGAGCCATCCCTTCCTGTGGCCGCGCCGCCAACGTCCCCTGCGGTTGCGGTAGACAGACCGCCCCATACCGTGCCCTCGGTGCCGCCGCCTGCCCATGCACCAGACATCCAGCCGGATGAGCTCTATGTGCCGGATTCGGCACGGCCCGATCCCGATGGCCCACAGGTTTTTCGCTCTGGACGCAGCGTTCCTCCGCCTGAAGTCCCGCTCGAGCCTCCACATTGGCGGGTCGAGCCCCAGTTTGATTCGGACCGCCGTCCCCCTGAACCCTTTGTGGTCGAAGCCCGGCCAGGGCATCGCAGCCAGGGGGGGAGCGCAGCGCCCTTGATGCAATCCGCCCGCCAGGGGCCCGGTTGGTGGGATCGTCTGGTCCGCTTGTTGTCGGGCCTGGTGTTGTTGATTCTGCTGTTGCTGGCCGTGGCCCAGCTGGCCTATGTCTATCGGACTAATCTGGCACAGGCTGTCCCGGCCTTGCGGCCCTGGCTGCTGCAGGCCTGTGTGCCTTTGCGCTGCCAGGTGCCGTATGCCCGCAACCTGGGTCAGCTCACGATTACCGGTTCGGCGTTGAAGCTCCAGGACCCCTTGCCCAACGCGCCTCCTGATACCGCCGATGCGGCGGCAGCGGACACACCGCCGGTTGACCCGCTGGCAGATACCGCCCAGCACTATGTGCTGCAGGCGACCTTGCGCAATCAGGCCGACTATCCTCAGGAATGGCCCAGTTTGATCCTGGATCTGAAGGACGCGGCGGGCACCTTGCTGGTGCGCCGCAATGTGACCGCCGCTGAATACCTGGGGGCCGATGCTGCCCGCCAACCGTTCGCGGCCCACAGCGATGTGCTGATCCGTCTGCCCTTTACCCTGAATGGCCTGATCATCAATGGCTATCAGCTAGACCTGTTTTATCCCTGA
- the gltX gene encoding glutamate--tRNA ligase, protein MTAATRPVRTRFAPSPTGYLHLGGARTALFSWAFARHYGGTFVLRIEDTDLERSTPEAVQAILDGMRWLDLQPDEGPFYQMQRMDRYRQVIADMLAQGTAYHCYSTPAEVEAMREHARAIGAKPRYDGTWRPEAGKTLPPIPPDVSPVVRFRCPLDGVTTWDDLVKGPISFDNSELDDLVIARPDGTPTYNFCVVVDDWDMEISHVIRGDDHVNNTPRQINILRALGAELPRYGHVPMILGPDGEKLSKRHGAVSVIEYDRLGYLPEAMVNYLARLGWSHGNDELFTRQQFVEWFDPKHLSRSAAQWDPKKLNWVNAHGLRQLDLDDLARRVAPRILRLGGQPEAIDLEAVLALLRDRSETLEDLADGCLLFCGPYTPADAELRAEVLDAAALDLLQDFSAQARALDAWDEATLDGLVKAMLKTHGVKMPKLAIPLRVAVTGRKHTPSIGAVLALLGRDVVLQRLDMTLAG, encoded by the coding sequence ATGACCGCTGCTACTCGCCCTGTGCGTACCCGTTTTGCCCCCTCTCCCACCGGCTATCTGCACCTGGGCGGCGCCCGCACGGCGCTGTTTTCCTGGGCCTTTGCCCGCCATTACGGCGGGACATTCGTGCTGCGCATCGAGGACACCGACCTGGAGCGTTCCACCCCCGAGGCCGTACAGGCCATTCTGGATGGCATGCGGTGGCTGGATCTGCAGCCCGACGAGGGGCCGTTCTATCAGATGCAGCGCATGGACCGCTACCGCCAGGTCATCGCCGACATGCTGGCCCAGGGCACGGCCTATCATTGCTACAGCACCCCCGCCGAGGTCGAGGCCATGCGCGAACACGCCCGCGCCATCGGGGCAAAGCCCCGCTACGACGGCACCTGGCGGCCAGAGGCCGGCAAGACCCTGCCCCCTATCCCGCCGGATGTCTCGCCGGTGGTGCGGTTTCGATGCCCCCTGGACGGCGTCACCACGTGGGATGACCTGGTCAAAGGCCCCATCAGCTTTGACAACAGCGAACTGGATGATCTGGTGATCGCCCGTCCGGATGGCACGCCCACCTACAATTTCTGTGTGGTGGTGGACGACTGGGATATGGAAATCAGCCACGTCATCCGGGGCGACGATCACGTCAACAACACCCCGCGCCAGATCAATATTCTGCGGGCGCTGGGGGCCGAACTCCCCCGCTATGGCCACGTCCCCATGATTCTGGGGCCGGACGGCGAGAAGCTATCGAAACGCCACGGCGCCGTCAGCGTGATCGAATACGACCGCCTGGGCTACCTGCCGGAGGCCATGGTGAATTACCTCGCCCGCCTGGGCTGGAGCCACGGCAACGACGAGCTGTTCACCCGCCAGCAGTTCGTGGAATGGTTTGATCCGAAACACCTCAGCCGATCAGCGGCGCAATGGGACCCGAAAAAACTGAACTGGGTCAACGCGCATGGCTTGCGTCAGCTGGACCTGGATGATCTGGCTCGCCGCGTTGCACCGCGCATCCTGCGCCTGGGCGGCCAGCCCGAAGCCATCGACCTGGAGGCGGTGCTGGCGCTGCTGCGTGACCGCAGTGAAACCCTGGAAGACCTGGCCGACGGCTGCCTGCTGTTCTGCGGCCCCTACACCCCGGCAGATGCCGAGCTGCGCGCCGAGGTCCTGGATGCAGCGGCCCTGGACCTGCTGCAGGATTTTTCAGCCCAGGCCCGTGCTCTGGACGCCTGGGACGAGGCCACCCTGGATGGCTTGGTCAAGGCCATGCTGAAAACGCACGGTGTGAAAATGCCCAAGCTGGCGATTCCTTTGCGGGTGGCAGTCACGGGACGCAAGCACACGCCGTCCATCGGGGCGGTGTTGGCTCTGTTGGGGCGCGACGTGGTGCTGCAGCGCCTGGATATGACGCTGGCGGGTTAA
- a CDS encoding GNAT family N-acetyltransferase, protein MLRHRLAALFEPRSLLVLSTRRLPVVQDPPSLLRGRIADVPVSADGQWDFPATLDFLQSGQRLDMALLCLDPATLPAALDALRIHRPRALMLLPHQTPSANPPKTRADCQAWGRLNDCLVLGPGALGVQRPHLGLNLGLVDHAAPPGRVALVAQSRMVAAAVLDWAGDIQLGFSAVVSTGDTSGVTVAEVLEFLSMDSRTDSIVLYLEEADSSRRFTSALMAAASVKPVIVLKTGRQGPGGSAAADAVFDALLRRTGAVRIRFFVQLFSALKVLVHIKHQRGRRLALFANGYGAAHLALDAMNPADALVRADLATQTRRDLAALLEPGALVDNPVVSHAPLDAARLQQALTLLSADTNVDGVLVLIAPDALSDMDAAADALAQFSDAANKPIISCFIGDASMRSLRHRLDSVGLPAFRTPESAANAFSILAAYHYNQTLAQQALPPEMLNRPPRLDEARTLLGDAIMSGRLTLDRAACRWLLDCFHVPILAEDQPVSELARQNLPMAIHVHQDARFGPYIQFGPGGRPAQLATAHREIELPPLNNYLARQLIQRGKFWSRVLERDLSSAVFEQLREALERISEIISQLPGVRTLSIDPIWWDDTSLFAENIQITLDPNYDGERPENQAYRHMAIHPYPRRQVRPMVLDNGQEWLLRPIRPEDATLLQEFIRNLSDESRYMRFVSMLRELTPRMLARYTRIDYDREVALVATVQVPNPENRGLLRERIVGFAHYLRNADGQGAEYALVIADDWQRRGLGSKLMTSLLQVARRQGLVYIEGIVLSSNRAMLGLMTSLGMTNEPDAEDPGMRRVWMNLDTK, encoded by the coding sequence ATGTTGCGTCATCGTCTGGCGGCTTTGTTCGAGCCGCGCTCCCTCCTGGTGCTGAGTACCCGGCGTTTGCCGGTCGTGCAGGACCCGCCGTCCTTGTTGCGCGGCCGTATCGCCGATGTGCCGGTCTCGGCGGATGGTCAATGGGATTTTCCGGCCACCCTGGATTTTCTCCAGTCCGGGCAGCGCCTGGACATGGCCTTGCTGTGCCTGGACCCGGCTACCCTGCCTGCGGCGCTGGATGCCTTGCGCATCCACCGGCCCCGCGCCCTGATGCTGCTGCCCCACCAGACGCCGTCGGCCAACCCGCCGAAAACCCGCGCCGACTGCCAGGCCTGGGGTCGGCTGAACGACTGCCTGGTGCTGGGGCCTGGGGCGCTGGGCGTACAGCGCCCCCACCTGGGGCTTAACCTGGGGCTGGTGGATCATGCCGCCCCCCCGGGGCGGGTGGCGCTGGTGGCCCAGTCGCGCATGGTGGCCGCTGCGGTGCTGGATTGGGCAGGCGACATCCAACTGGGGTTTTCCGCCGTGGTCTCCACCGGCGACACCTCCGGCGTCACCGTCGCCGAGGTCCTGGAATTCCTGTCCATGGACTCGCGCACCGACAGCATCGTGCTGTACCTCGAAGAAGCGGATTCCTCGCGCCGCTTCACCAGCGCCCTGATGGCCGCAGCCAGTGTCAAGCCCGTCATTGTCCTGAAAACCGGCCGCCAGGGGCCGGGTGGCAGCGCTGCCGCCGATGCCGTTTTTGACGCTTTGCTGCGCCGCACCGGCGCCGTGCGTATCCGTTTTTTCGTCCAACTGTTCTCAGCGCTGAAGGTTCTGGTGCATATCAAACACCAGCGCGGCCGACGCCTTGCCCTGTTTGCCAACGGCTATGGGGCTGCGCATCTGGCCCTGGATGCCATGAACCCCGCCGATGCCCTCGTCCGGGCGGATCTGGCCACGCAGACCCGCCGCGATCTGGCTGCACTGCTGGAACCGGGCGCCCTGGTCGATAACCCGGTGGTCAGTCACGCGCCGCTGGATGCCGCGCGCTTGCAGCAGGCCCTGACCCTGTTGTCGGCGGATACCAATGTCGATGGGGTTCTGGTGCTGATTGCGCCCGATGCCCTATCCGATATGGATGCTGCCGCCGACGCCCTGGCACAGTTCTCCGACGCGGCCAACAAACCCATCATTTCGTGTTTCATCGGCGATGCCTCGATGCGTTCGCTGCGCCACCGCCTGGACAGCGTGGGGCTGCCGGCCTTTCGCACCCCCGAATCCGCTGCCAATGCTTTCAGCATTCTGGCCGCCTATCATTACAACCAGACCCTGGCCCAGCAGGCACTGCCGCCCGAGATGCTGAATCGGCCGCCCCGGCTGGACGAGGCCCGCACGCTGTTGGGCGACGCCATCATGTCGGGCCGCTTGACCCTGGACCGCGCCGCCTGCCGCTGGCTGCTGGACTGTTTCCATGTGCCTATTCTGGCCGAAGATCAGCCCGTGTCCGAACTGGCCCGGCAAAACCTGCCCATGGCCATTCATGTGCATCAGGATGCGCGCTTCGGGCCATATATCCAGTTCGGCCCTGGTGGCCGACCCGCGCAACTGGCCACCGCCCACCGCGAGATCGAACTGCCGCCGCTGAATAACTACCTGGCGCGCCAGCTCATCCAGCGCGGGAAATTCTGGTCCCGCGTCCTCGAACGAGACCTGAGTTCCGCCGTATTCGAACAACTGCGCGAGGCGCTGGAGCGCATTTCTGAAATCATCAGCCAACTGCCGGGTGTGCGGACGCTGAGCATCGACCCGATCTGGTGGGATGACACCAGCCTGTTTGCCGAAAACATCCAGATCACCCTGGACCCGAATTACGATGGCGAGCGCCCCGAAAACCAGGCCTATCGGCACATGGCCATCCACCCTTATCCGCGTCGCCAGGTACGCCCCATGGTTCTGGATAATGGCCAGGAATGGTTGCTGCGCCCGATCCGCCCAGAAGACGCAACGCTGTTGCAGGAGTTCATCCGCAATCTATCCGACGAGTCCCGCTACATGCGCTTTGTGTCGATGTTGCGCGAACTCACCCCCCGTATGCTGGCCCGCTACACCCGCATCGACTACGACCGCGAAGTGGCGCTGGTGGCCACAGTGCAGGTGCCCAATCCAGAAAACCGTGGCTTGCTGCGTGAACGCATTGTCGGCTTTGCGCACTACCTGCGCAATGCCGACGGTCAGGGCGCCGAATACGCCCTGGTCATCGCCGACGACTGGCAACGCCGGGGCCTGGGTTCAAAGCTGATGACCAGTCTTTTGCAGGTCGCCCGCCGCCAGGGGCTGGTCTACATCGAAGGCATCGTTTTGTCCTCCAACCGCGCCATGCTGGGCTTGATGACTTCGCTGGGCATGACTAACGAACCCGACGCAGAAGACCCAGGCATGCGGAGGGTGTGGATGAACCTGGACACGAAATAA
- the prmA gene encoding 50S ribosomal protein L11 methyltransferase, translating to MRELVLNCAHEQAEPWSDALLSAGALSVSVEDADRDTDHEQALFGEPGTEPDTQAWQRNRLVALLADGDDPHQLLTALDGLAGPAPTAEDWCLRDVPDADWVRLTQSQFGPITVGERIWIVPSWHRQDAGLPAVGSHDGIVRLELDPGLAFGTGSHPTTHLCLEWLSSHVQGGETVLDYGCGSGILAIAARLLGSGPTLGVDIDEQAVLSSIQNAATNHVDIQACLPDDLPSGTHQIVVANILSNPLKILAPMLSARVAPGGSLVLSGVLERQADEVIAAYAPWLPLQVWAAREGWVCLAGQQP from the coding sequence ATGCGAGAACTGGTGCTGAACTGTGCCCACGAACAGGCCGAACCCTGGTCCGATGCGCTGCTGAGTGCCGGCGCGCTGTCGGTTTCAGTCGAGGACGCCGACCGTGATACCGATCACGAACAGGCCTTGTTTGGCGAACCCGGCACCGAGCCTGATACCCAGGCCTGGCAGCGCAACCGCTTGGTGGCCCTGCTGGCCGATGGCGACGACCCCCACCAGTTGCTGACCGCGCTGGATGGTCTGGCTGGCCCCGCGCCTACGGCGGAAGACTGGTGCTTGCGGGATGTGCCCGATGCGGATTGGGTGCGCTTGACTCAGTCTCAATTCGGCCCTATCACCGTGGGCGAACGTATCTGGATCGTGCCCAGCTGGCACCGCCAGGATGCAGGTTTGCCTGCCGTCGGCAGCCACGATGGCATTGTGCGCCTGGAGCTCGACCCTGGCCTGGCCTTTGGCACCGGCAGCCATCCCACGACCCATTTATGTCTGGAATGGCTTTCCAGCCACGTGCAGGGCGGTGAAACCGTGCTGGATTATGGCTGCGGCTCCGGTATTCTGGCCATTGCCGCCCGCTTGTTGGGGTCGGGTCCCACGCTGGGCGTAGACATCGACGAACAGGCCGTGCTGTCCAGCATCCAAAACGCCGCCACCAACCACGTCGATATTCAGGCCTGCCTGCCAGATGATTTGCCGTCCGGCACTCACCAGATCGTCGTCGCCAATATTCTCTCCAATCCCCTGAAAATCCTGGCGCCCATGCTCAGTGCCCGGGTGGCCCCAGGTGGGTCTCTGGTGCTTTCCGGGGTGCTTGAACGACAGGCCGACGAAGTCATCGCCGCCTACGCCCCGTGGCTGCCCCTGCAGGTCTGGGCTGCCCGCGAAGGCTGGGTCTGCCTGGCTGGACAGCAACCCTAG